A single genomic interval of Schistocerca americana isolate TAMUIC-IGC-003095 chromosome 2, iqSchAmer2.1, whole genome shotgun sequence harbors:
- the LOC124594322 gene encoding uncharacterized protein LOC124594322 has translation MHSYMTYLHGEETWHSIKRLGNLHVKKAKLLGPLAFLLRCRDENTIPCFFRVSHHINTPAARRIYRCASSALLWERGTLASRLGVDRRGHHSTTGVNMKEDHRGTEREVHAAISTTTKTTTQCRTKTNRTNCHQHDRERDRCGCHFGA, from the exons atgcattcatacatgacATACCTCCATGGGGAGGAAACATGGCACAGCATTAAACGCCTAGGGAACCTGCATGTAAAGAAGGCTAAACTGTTAGGCCCTCTAGCCTTCCTGCTACGCTGTCGAGATGAGAACACGATTCCATGCTTTTTCAGGGTGAGCCATCACATCAACACCCCGGCAGCCAGAAGAATCTATCGTTGTGCCAGCTCTGCCCTGTTGTGGGAAAG AGGTACTCTCGCAAGTAGATTGGGAGTGGATCGACGCGGCCACCACAGTACAACAGGTGTCAACATGAAAGAAGACCACAGAGGAACAGAAAGGGAAGTTCACGCGGCtatctcaacaacaacaaaaacaacaacacagtGCAGAACAAAAACCAACAGAACGAACTGTCATCAACATGACAGAGAAAGAGATCGATGTGGCTGCCATTTCGGCGCTTAA